DNA from Arthrobacter sp. PvP023:
CTCAGCATGTCCGGCAGCACCGCCTGGGTGAGCAGGAAGACGGCGTTGAGGTTCACGTCCAGGACCTGGTTCCATTCCTCTTCGGCGATCCACCGCACGTTCAGGACCTTGCTGGCGCTGCCGGCGTTGTTGATGAGGATGTCCACCAAGCCCACGTTCTCGTGGATCCAGCCCACCAGCGCGTCCACCTCTGCTTTGCTCGCGATGTCCGCGGTGCGGACGCGGGACCGGCCGCCGGCGGCGGAAATCTCTACGGAAAGTTCGTCCAGGACGTCTTGCCGGCGGCCCACTAGAACCACGGTGGCGCCCTCTGCGGCGAGCAGCTTGGCGGTTTCGCGGCCCATGCCGGTGCCGGCGCCGGTGATGATGGCAACCTTGCCGTTCAGAAGTTCCATAGTGCGTCTCTTTCGTCCGGCACGCTGCAGGAGGCAGCGCGGCAGTGGGAACCGGGATGCCCGGCTAAAACAAGAACCGAATTAGATATGAGAATAGTTTCTCATTTGAAACTGGCGCCGTCAACCATTTCAGGCGGCACGCGTGCCGGGCGGCGTGGAAGTATCCGCCGGCTGCGCGAACGGAAGCCCGACGGCGGCGAACAGGCTGTGCACCCGTTCCTCCAGCGCGCAGAGCTGCCGCTGCTGGTCCCGCCAGCGTTCGACGGCGGCTTCCTGGCTGACCCAACGGAAGGTTATTTTCCGCCCGGGGCTGGCTTGCCCCAGGAGCGGCAGTGACGCCTTCGTTGCCACCGCGACGATGGGGTAGCCCGCCGTCAGGGTACGTGAGCGGCCCAGGATGATCAGTTCGTCGCCGTGCGGGATCTCGAACGCCCCGATCGGAACGCCGTGCGACACGATCTCGCCCAGCCCTTCAGGATGGATGACCGGCCCGTCCAGTCGCAGGCCTACGTGGTTGGATTTTCCGCCCACCGTGTAGATACTGCTGCCCAGGAGTTCCCTGATGCCGGGTGTCCGGTCTGTTTCCGGGCCCTCCACCACGTCAACGGTCCAGACGTCGGGACTGAAGTCCGGCACAGGAACCGGCAGCCGGAACAAGGGCTGACCCAGGTACGGCTGGCTGAACTCGCGGTACCGGCTGGCGAGCAGTATCTGCTGGCCCGCGACCAGCTGCTGGGGGAAACCCATCCGCGATTCCGGCGCCGCGCTGCCCATGAACCGGGGAGCGTCGAGGACTCCGCTGAAAGCAAGGTAGGTGCGCATCCCCCCGGTTGCCTTGGAGATGACCACCCGGGTCCGTGCCGGCACGCAGACCGGCTGCCACAGCGGCACCGCGACTCCCCCGACTGCCACCTCGGCCGGCGTGCCGGTGACCGAGATGAAGGTCTCATGCGAGGCGGTGAACGCGAACCTGCCTCCCATGATTTCCAGCAGGGCAGCCCCGCGCCGGTTGCCCACCAGGATATTGGCTGCGGCCGCAGAGTGCTGGTCGGCGGCACCGCCGCAGGGCACTCCCATGAACTCGGAGTCTTCGCGGCCCAGGTCCTGGAACGTGGACAGCCATCCGGGCTCGCTGATGGTGAGGGTGACCGTCTGCTCAGGCTTCGCTGCCACGGGTGCCGCCTTCCTGGTTGGCTGCGGACTCGTGGGGTGCGGGCCGGAGGAACTGGCCTTCCAGCTCCTCCCAGCCGCTTTCCGGTATGAGTTTGAACATGACCCGGTCACCGGGCCGGTAGGACGTGGCCGGGTCCTCATGGATATCGCAGACAGTAAGGGGCGTGCGGCCGATCACCTTCCAGCCGCTGGGTCCCGGGAAGGGCTGGATGATGGCGCTTGTCCCTGCCACCATCACCGAGCCCGGGGCAACGTCCGTCCGGGGCTCGGCGCACCGGCGAACCTGGCCCGGGAACTTCACTCCGGCCATCATGGGCGCCATCGCGGCCGCCAGGAGGTTGATGGTCAGGACGGATGAGGTGAACACTTCGAGGGTGGCCTCCGGGCTGAGTCCCAGCTCTTCGGCCACCTCTGGAAGGTCCGGCGCGAACTCCTCATTGACCACCATGGGAATAACGAAGTCCTTGGCGCCCGGCGCCGGTCCCGATTCCTGGAGTCCAAGGCCGGCCACGGCAAGCCGGACCGTCTGGGCGAGCTGGCCGTGGTTGACCGCCAGGCAGTCAAACTCCACCAGCAGGGATTCTGCACCGGCCACCAGATTCAGCACGCCGTACGGGCGGACCTCCAGCAGGACATCACGCAGCCTCCTGGCGCCGGCGCGCCTGACCTCGGCGGCGTCGTCGTCGATGCTCAGCATGAGGGCTGAATCCCCAAAGGGGGCCGCCTCGATGATGGGGGGACGGCGGAGGTTCGCGGCTGGGGTTGGTTGCGTGGTCATATGTCCTGCTCGGTGGTGCGGGCGGCGGTCAACGGGAGGAAGGTGCGGTCAGGCCGCGGCGGCTTTGGCTTTTTCGGCAAGGACTTCCTGCAGCCCGGCGGCCCTGATGCCGGCCTTCTCCAGCGCCGCGCGCAGTGCCGTTCCGTTCTCCAGGACCTGCGGGTGGTCGCCATGGAGGAGGACGACGTCGGCATCGTGGCCCAAAGGGACCACCTTGCCGGTGACGGCACGGACGGTTCCTTCGGTGACCACCTGGACAACCCGCCGGCCGATCTCTTCGGGATCGTGCAGCAGCGCCCCTTCGGTGTTACGGGAGACCGGCATGCCGTCCTCGCCATAGCCCCGGTCCGCCAGGAAGACGTAACCCACTTCGAGGCCGCGCTTGCGGGACTCATCGGCCAGCAAGCCGTTCTGGCAGATGACGATGTAGGACGGGTCGTACGCCTTGATGGCGTCCGTGATGGCCCGGGCATGCTTGGCGTCAGTCTGGGCGATGCTGCCCATCCGGCCGTGCGGGGCAACATGGCTGATCTTGCCGCCATGGATGCGCGCGAAGGCATCCAATGCCCCGATCTGGTAGAGGACGTCCGTGCGGATTTCCTCTTCGCTGGCCTCGATGAGGCGGCGCCCGAAACCCACCAGGTCGGGGTAGCCCGGGTGGGCGCCCAGTTCGATGCCGCGCTCCACGCAGGACTTCACGGTGGCGTCCATGACGCGCGGGTCGCCGGCATGGAAGCCGCAGGCGATGTTCGAGGCGGTGACCAGGCCCAGGAGGGCTTCGTCGTCGCCGATGCTGTAATTTCCGTAGCTCTCGCCGAGGTCTGCAACGACGGCGACTGAATTGATGCTCAAGGTGACTCCCGGTCATTCGTTGGGTAGGTGGAGGGCGGCTGCCCGCCGTGGCGGGCGGCCGGAGTGGGGTTAGTGCGTCTGGAGCGGCTGCCCCTTGGTTTCCTTCAGGAAGTAGACGGAGGCGAGGGTGATGATGGCGGTGCCGATTGCGGCGTAGGCCGGGACCATGCTGTTGCCGGTGGCCTTGATGATTTCGGTCATCACCAGCGGGGCGCTGCCGCCGAAGATGATGGTGCTGATGCTGAAGCCGATGCTGTACGCGCTGTAACGGACGGTGGTGGGGAACATTTCGGTCAGTACGGTGTGCACGACGGCGGCGTGGCCGGAGAACGCGATGGCCATCACCACGGTGGCGATGCAGGCCAGGAGCATGTTGCCGGTGGTGATCATGGCGAACATCGGGTAGGAGACCAGGGCCATCAGGATGGCGGAGGCCGCCAGGACGGGCTTGCGGCCGATCCGGTCGGACAGGCGGGCCATCAGCGGGATGCTGATGATGATGGCCACCAGGCTGAAAGCGGTGACGGTCAGGGCCTGCACCATGGTGAAGTTGTTGCCCGTGCCCAGCTGGGTCTTCAGGTACGTGGGCATGTACGCAAAGAGGAGGTAGTAGCCGGGGCCGTTCAGTGCGGGCAGGAAGATGGTCAGCGCAATGGCCTTCAGGTGGCGCTTGGAGGTGAAGACAGCCTTCAGCGGGTTGCGTTCCACTTCGTTGCGCTCGCGTAGGGCGGCGAAGTGCGGGGTGTCCTCCATTTTGGAGCGGATGTAGTAGCCCACGTAGCCCAGCGGCAGGGCGAAGAGGAACGGGACGCGCCAGGCCCAGGATTCCATGGTGGCGTCGCCTAGGGTGGTGATCAGGGTGGCTGAGAGCGCGCTGCCGAAGAGCAGGGCGCAGAATGAGCCGACGGCGATGAAGCTCATGGAGTAGTTGCGGTGCTTGTTGTGCGCGTACTCACCCACGAACGCCATGGCACCGGCCACTTCTCCGCCGGCGGAGAAGCCCTGCAGGATGCGGAACAGGATGAGGAGGGCCGGAGCCGCCCATCCGATGACGGACGAGGATGGGATCAGGCCGATACATGCCGTGGCGCCGGAGATCAGGAGCAGCAGGACGGCCAGGAGGTTCTTGCGGCCCAGCCTGTCACCCAGGAAACCACAGATCACACTGCCAAAGGGCCGGGCGAGGAAGCTGACCAGGAAGCCGACGTTGGTCAGCAGGAGGGATCCAAGGTCCTTGGATCCCATGATGTTGATGGCAAGGTACGTGGTCAGGAGACCGTAGATGCCGTAGTCGTACCACTCCACGAAGGAGCCCATGGTGCCGGCGATGGTCGCCTTGCGCACCATCTTGCCGTCTGCGGTGACAACCTTGATTTGTGCGGTATTCAGTTCCACTGAGTCCGTCGATGCAGTAGTCATTAGGTCTCTCTTAGTCTAGGGCTGGTCCATGGCGCCGGAGTAGCGCAGGTCAGCTGTATTCGCGGGTGATTTCGGCCGTCATTTCGGCCTCGTGGGCGGCAACAGCAATAACGCGTTCCAAGATTTCGGCCGCGCGGGACTGGGGGATGATGACGACGCCGTCATCATCTGCGGCGACGATGTCACCGGCGGCGCACACGATGCCGCCGATGGCTACCGGCTCGCCGATGACGCCGGGGCCGTTCTTGAAGGGACCCGCAGGAGTTACGCCGCGGGCGAAGACGGGGAACTTGATCTCGGTGATCGTGTGGCGGTCACGGATGTAGCCGTCGATCACGGCGCCGGTGGCGCCGGCGGCCTCAAAGCGCTGTGACAGCTGCTCGCCGACCAGGGCACGGTGTTCATGACCGAAACCGTTGATCACCACGACGTCACCGGGCTCGATGTAGTTCAGTGCCTCGATGACCGCTGCGTTGTCGCCTGCTGCACCGAGCACGGGGAGGGCCGAACCGACGCAGTGGGCGCCTTCCCAGACGGGGCTGATGCCGCCGTCGACAATGCCCAATCGCTCCATGGCATCCCCGATGTTGGCCACCGGGTAGGCGGCGAAGGCCTCCACGAGTTCCTTCGGAAGCCGCGTCCAGGTGGCCTTGCGGACCGTGAGCTCAAGTGTTGTTGCCATTGTTGTCACCTTTGGTTGGTTCAGTGGGGGACGCCTGCCCTCGACTGAGGTCAGTCAGATGAGGCGGCTGTCACATATGAGAAAAGTTTCGCGTTTCAAATGCGATTCGTCAAGGGGTCCCGGCGGATTGGCCCAAATAAGTCAGCCCATTGTTGCCACGAGGTAAATTGCAGCCACTCCATGTAACGGGCGTGTGTCAGCTCACAAAAAACCGTTGACTTGCCCCATTTGATAAGAGAAACTCTTCTCATTCGCGAACTTTCTCGCAGATTACTTCGTGAAATTCCCTGCCTCTCTTGCCCACTGATGCGTGGGCATGACCGCATCGCCCGCTGTACTGAGGAGACACCATGCACGGAAGAATTACCGCCCTGGCCGCAGCCGCGTCGGCGGCGGCGCTGCTGCTGACCGGTTGCACTACCGGCGCGACCGCCGGCTCCGGCGGAGGCGCGGGCCCCTCGACGGACACTATCCGGACCGCACTGAACTCGGATCCCACCACTTTCAACGCCGCCAAGGCCAACGCGAAGGACGACTATGAAGTGGCCCGCTTCCTCTTCGATACAGTGGTGCGCCGCGACGCGGACGGCAAGTTCATCGGCGGCCTGGCCACCGAGTGGACTTCAACGGCCACTGACGCCTCCCTGACCATCCGCAAAGACGCCACCTGCGCCGACGGCACGGTCATCACTCCCACCATCGTGGCGAAGTCGCTTAGCTACTTCGCCGACCCCGCCACCAAGAACAACTTCGGCAAGCTCGTCTTCGGTCCGGGCCAGCCCACCATCACGGCCGACGACGCCACGGGCACCGTCGCAGTCAAACTCGCACAACCCTGGTCCGAACTCATCGGCGGACTGACCCTGGCCCAGACCGGCATCATCTGCCCCGCCGGATTGGCGGACCTCGAGGGCCTGGCCAAGGGATCCGTACAGGCGGCATTCTCCGGCCCGTACACCCTGACAAAAGCCAGC
Protein-coding regions in this window:
- a CDS encoding allophanate hydrolase translates to MAAKPEQTVTLTISEPGWLSTFQDLGREDSEFMGVPCGGAADQHSAAAANILVGNRRGAALLEIMGGRFAFTASHETFISVTGTPAEVAVGGVAVPLWQPVCVPARTRVVISKATGGMRTYLAFSGVLDAPRFMGSAAPESRMGFPQQLVAGQQILLASRYREFSQPYLGQPLFRLPVPVPDFSPDVWTVDVVEGPETDRTPGIRELLGSSIYTVGGKSNHVGLRLDGPVIHPEGLGEIVSHGVPIGAFEIPHGDELIILGRSRTLTAGYPIVAVATKASLPLLGQASPGRKITFRWVSQEAAVERWRDQQRQLCALEERVHSLFAAVGLPFAQPADTSTPPGTRAA
- a CDS encoding carboxyltransferase domain-containing protein, producing MTTQPTPAANLRRPPIIEAAPFGDSALMLSIDDDAAEVRRAGARRLRDVLLEVRPYGVLNLVAGAESLLVEFDCLAVNHGQLAQTVRLAVAGLGLQESGPAPGAKDFVIPMVVNEEFAPDLPEVAEELGLSPEATLEVFTSSVLTINLLAAAMAPMMAGVKFPGQVRRCAEPRTDVAPGSVMVAGTSAIIQPFPGPSGWKVIGRTPLTVCDIHEDPATSYRPGDRVMFKLIPESGWEELEGQFLRPAPHESAANQEGGTRGSEA
- a CDS encoding LamB/YcsF family protein; translated protein: MSINSVAVVADLGESYGNYSIGDDEALLGLVTASNIACGFHAGDPRVMDATVKSCVERGIELGAHPGYPDLVGFGRRLIEASEEEIRTDVLYQIGALDAFARIHGGKISHVAPHGRMGSIAQTDAKHARAITDAIKAYDPSYIVICQNGLLADESRKRGLEVGYVFLADRGYGEDGMPVSRNTEGALLHDPEEIGRRVVQVVTEGTVRAVTGKVVPLGHDADVVLLHGDHPQVLENGTALRAALEKAGIRAAGLQEVLAEKAKAAAA
- a CDS encoding MFS transporter; translation: MTTASTDSVELNTAQIKVVTADGKMVRKATIAGTMGSFVEWYDYGIYGLLTTYLAINIMGSKDLGSLLLTNVGFLVSFLARPFGSVICGFLGDRLGRKNLLAVLLLLISGATACIGLIPSSSVIGWAAPALLILFRILQGFSAGGEVAGAMAFVGEYAHNKHRNYSMSFIAVGSFCALLFGSALSATLITTLGDATMESWAWRVPFLFALPLGYVGYYIRSKMEDTPHFAALRERNEVERNPLKAVFTSKRHLKAIALTIFLPALNGPGYYLLFAYMPTYLKTQLGTGNNFTMVQALTVTAFSLVAIIISIPLMARLSDRIGRKPVLAASAILMALVSYPMFAMITTGNMLLACIATVVMAIAFSGHAAVVHTVLTEMFPTTVRYSAYSIGFSISTIIFGGSAPLVMTEIIKATGNSMVPAYAAIGTAIITLASVYFLKETKGQPLQTH
- a CDS encoding RraA family protein, giving the protein MATTLELTVRKATWTRLPKELVEAFAAYPVANIGDAMERLGIVDGGISPVWEGAHCVGSALPVLGAAGDNAAVIEALNYIEPGDVVVINGFGHEHRALVGEQLSQRFEAAGATGAVIDGYIRDRHTITEIKFPVFARGVTPAGPFKNGPGVIGEPVAIGGIVCAAGDIVAADDDGVVIIPQSRAAEILERVIAVAAHEAEMTAEITREYS